From Solibaculum mannosilyticum:
TGAAAAAGACGCAAGGAGGTTTTGTTATGAAAGCATTGATTACCGGTGCGAGTTCCGGCATTGGGCGCGATATGGCCCGGTCGCTGAGCCGGAGGGGAGCGGATCTGGTACTGGTGGCCCGACGGGTGGACCGGATGGAACAACTGAAAGAAGAGCTTGACACAGATGTCCAAATCATCGGCGCAGACTTATCCCAGAGCCAGGCCTGCTTTGACCTTTACGAAGGACTCAAGGATCAGGGGATCGATATTGTCATCAACAATGCGGGTTTTGGACTGTTCGGCGCCTTTGACAAAACCGACCTTCACCGGGAACTGGAGATGATCGATACCAATATCCGCGCGGTGCATATCCTGACGAAACTCTTTTTGCGGGACTTTGTCAAGCAGGATCACGGATATTTATTAAATGTAGCTTCATCGGCAGCCTTTTTGCCGGGTCCGCTTTTATCCACCTACTACGCGACGAAGTCTTACGTCCTGCGGCTGACCGAAGCGGTGTACGAGGAACTGCGTCGAAAGGGCAGCCGTGTGGGGATCAGCGTACTGTGTCCCGGGCCGGTGCAGACCGAATTTAACGAAGTGGCCCATGGACAGTTTAGCATCAAAGGATTGAGCAGCCAGAGGGTGGCGGAATACGCCGTGCGGAAAATGCTGCAAAAGGACTTGGTAATTCTCCCGGGCGGACTGATGAAGGCAACCCGATTTGCCGAACGGTTTTTCTCAGAAAAGATGTTGCTTCGCATGTGTTATCACATGCAGAAGCGCAAAATAAAACCTTAATCCATGGGATTCCAAGCAGGCTGAGGGATAAAAATTCCTTGGCCTGTTTTTTTGACGTCTGTTCCAAGAGTTTACAGAGGACTTTTTCACTTAGCTGTGTATACTAAAAGAGCAGTATACTTATGGTTTTTCCCATCGTCTCCCGAATTTGCACAAAAACCAGAGGGAAAGACGTCCATGATCCGGACCCTTCTCGTATTGACGGGGGGATGGAAGATACGGTAAAATAAAAGGAATCGCTGATTATTAAGAGAAAAGTGGGTAATTGCCGCATGAAAGATAGAAAAAAATGGAGTATATTTTCCATTGTAATGGCAGTGGCCGTCGTGGCCATCGTGCTGAGCGTCGTGATGATGAACCTGCCTATAGCACAGTCCGAACCAGAGGATAATCATGTCCGTTATTCTTATCAGGCGGTGTCGCAGCAGGACCTGGCCCAAAAGATGAGCATCCAATCGGACATTCATTATGGAGAGGCGTATCCCATGGGGGTATCCTATCCGGAGACGTCCAGCCAGAAGGTCAACGACCAGATCAAATCGTTTGTAGATTCCCAAGTAGAACAGTTCCAGACGGCCATTGCATCGTCGTCCTCGGACCAGCCGACGGGCAGCAGTACCGAACTCAACATCGACTATGAACTTTCCAGTTTCAATGAAGACATCGTCAGCGTGCTGTTTCATGTCCGTCAAAACGGCGGGGATTCCTCCCGGGATGGGCTGACCGCTATGACCTTTCACCTGGAAACCGGACAGCGTATGAACCTCAGCGACTTTTTCCAGGAAGACAGCGGATATGAGCAGTATCTATTGGACAAAGTCCAACACAGCCTACAGGATCAAAAAGTGCTGGATAAAAAGGAAAAAGGGCCGGTATCTGTGGATCAGCTCCAAAACTTCATGCTGGACGGGGACCAGATCACCTTTTATTTTACCCCAGGTTCGGTGGCGGATTCCTCTTTCGGACAGCTTCAAGTTTCCATCCCGCTGCGCCTGATGCACAGTTTTTCCTATTTTCAGTTTGACGACGATGGGACGTCGGTATCCTCCCAGCCGGAGGCATATCCCGCCGTCACCCAGCCGGAAACGCCTCAGGCTTCCGTCGGCACAAAACAGATCGCCCTGACGTTTGACGACGGCCCCTATAAGAACACCGAAAAAGTGCTGGATCTTCTGGATCAGTACAATGCAAAAGCCACCTTTTTTGTGGTGGGCAACCGGGTGGAGTATTTTCCGGAGACCATCCGCCGCATGGTTTCCTCCGGCCACTGCATCGGCAACCACACCTACAGCCACAAACGGCTGGATAATCTGAGTCCCGCCCAGGTATCGGAGCAGCTGACCAAGACCAATGAGGCGGTCAAAGAGATCACCGGCGGCTATGTACCCCAGTATGTCCGCCCGCCCTACGGCTTTTTTGATCACAACATCAAGACCATCGACGGCATGCCCATGATCATGTGGACAGTGGATCCCGGGGACTGGTCGCTGCAGGACACCGGAAAGATCGCCCAAGGGGTGATTGAAAACGCCAAGGACGGCGATATCGTGATTCTGCATGAGCAGCTGACCCAAAGCGTCGAGGCCACTGAGATCATCCTTCAGGAACTGACGGCTCAAGGATTCAGCTTTGTCACGGTGGACCAGCTGATGGATAAATAAACAGTAAAATAAGTTGTGCCGGTAAAAGACGCTTGGCATACGCCCTTTTCATTTGTGACGTCAAAGCAATCACGCGCTTTATGGCCGCTTCCGTTTGGAAGCGGCTGTTTTTTGTATCTAGATGCTTAAAAACCGGCTATTTTGATATTAAGAAGGCATAAAAATGGGCAGGATATTCTTGATGT
This genomic window contains:
- a CDS encoding SDR family NAD(P)-dependent oxidoreductase, with translation MKALITGASSGIGRDMARSLSRRGADLVLVARRVDRMEQLKEELDTDVQIIGADLSQSQACFDLYEGLKDQGIDIVINNAGFGLFGAFDKTDLHRELEMIDTNIRAVHILTKLFLRDFVKQDHGYLLNVASSAAFLPGPLLSTYYATKSYVLRLTEAVYEELRRKGSRVGISVLCPGPVQTEFNEVAHGQFSIKGLSSQRVAEYAVRKMLQKDLVILPGGLMKATRFAERFFSEKMLLRMCYHMQKRKIKP
- a CDS encoding polysaccharide deacetylase family protein; this encodes MKDRKKWSIFSIVMAVAVVAIVLSVVMMNLPIAQSEPEDNHVRYSYQAVSQQDLAQKMSIQSDIHYGEAYPMGVSYPETSSQKVNDQIKSFVDSQVEQFQTAIASSSSDQPTGSSTELNIDYELSSFNEDIVSVLFHVRQNGGDSSRDGLTAMTFHLETGQRMNLSDFFQEDSGYEQYLLDKVQHSLQDQKVLDKKEKGPVSVDQLQNFMLDGDQITFYFTPGSVADSSFGQLQVSIPLRLMHSFSYFQFDDDGTSVSSQPEAYPAVTQPETPQASVGTKQIALTFDDGPYKNTEKVLDLLDQYNAKATFFVVGNRVEYFPETIRRMVSSGHCIGNHTYSHKRLDNLSPAQVSEQLTKTNEAVKEITGGYVPQYVRPPYGFFDHNIKTIDGMPMIMWTVDPGDWSLQDTGKIAQGVIENAKDGDIVILHEQLTQSVEATEIILQELTAQGFSFVTVDQLMDK